In Lactuca sativa cultivar Salinas chromosome 5, Lsat_Salinas_v11, whole genome shotgun sequence, the DNA window aaaaaaaaaactaaaaatatgttaaaaaactatataaaaaaattaaaaactacataaatacgtaaatgcatactaaatacataaaaaatatataaaaatatgtttatatattatatataaattttgaaaacatctatagaaAAATCTAGTTATTTTCGAAAAGTTAACAATTTCGTCTCAATGACCGGTTGAACATGTTAAAAAAGGCTAAAATAATGAAATTAGCTAATTTTTTTGGGCATTTCTATTACAAAGCTTGGGTTTTAAttgttaatttttcaaaaaaaaaataaaaaagcaaGATTTTTCTACAGATATCGGTACATATAATCTCAAAATGGATCAAAATTAAGTTTACACGAAAGATGTCAATCGATCTTTCTTCAAGTTTCCGCGTAAAAGGCAATATGTGTATTAGCTTCTTGTCCCCTGAATAGTGACCTAAACTTGTAGGTAAAGAAATAACATACATTCAGTGAATAATTATGGATTCAAATGCACATAAATGTTTTAGAAATACATTGAAAACATGATGACGGAAAGAGAGATTCTTGTGGGAAACAAAAAAAtctttattaatcacataatcaaCATAGATAAGTACATTACATCAGGAGTAACTACATAGTTATAGGTTGAAACCATCTCTTCCTGTCATAAAAACGACACACCCTTGCAATGTAACGGCAATGCCATCTTTCTACCATGAATGTTAAGAAACTTATGTAACTCCCATAATAACTTCCAACTTGTAACTTCTGTTAGCAATAACCGTTACTCCATTGAGGCAAGCTTACATCTTCAGCAATAAATAGAGGGAACTTGTGTGcatgaaaaaaatagaaaactctTCAGAAACATGAGGTCTTCtacaattcattatttttttggCTTTATCATTTTAACATACCCAATTGCTTCAATGGCATTTTTATGTCCGTTCACTACAAAATGGAATGTTAGCGTTATTAGTGCTCTCCGTGAAGATCTTGTTGTTCACATAAAATCAGGAGATGATGATCTTGGGAACCATACCATTCCTTATGTAGGAAATTACTCCTGGTCTTTTTGTGAAAAGGTTGGTGGTCACACTCTCTTTTATGCTTACTTCTGGTGGGGTTCAAAGTTTCAGAGCTTAGATTTGTTTAACGAAGCCATTTCAAAAAAATGCTATTTGAATGTGGGTACCGAACATTGTTACTGGTTTGTAACACCTAAAGGGTTTTATGTAGATGCACACCCAAGTGGAGGTGGGGAATTCATTAAAGGTTGGGCTTAAAAACATGTATATATGTCATGTTTTTTTCTTATTGTAGCTTGAAATAATATATGATGCAACTTGACTGACCACATTAGGATGCTATGTACGAGTTCATTTCTCTTGTCAGTACATTTGCACATATTTATAAGGCTGCTTTATTTGTTACAATTCACCAACACAAGTTCTTTATAACGAATGTTTGaatagttaaaaaaataaaataaaataaaaactatcgAACAGATAGTTTCTTCTCTTTTCCACATgaaaatattacaaaaaaaatgtGAGAAGAACTAAACGACTAAACAACCAATCAGGAAGTTATGCCAAAAACAAGTGAAGATACAGCCTCTGAAGGAGGTAAAAACAGAGTAGATTAATGATTAGTTTCATTAtataaaagaaaatagaaaatcaAATATGTAGTAGTTGTAGGAAGTTAGAATACGGGGTTGTGCGCGCTCTCTTCTACGGTGAAAAGATTAAGTGATAGCACACAGTGAGTTACTTTActacataatcatatcatatttgTTAGTATATTACCATTGAATTGATTATATATGCatggacgtatctatccttactataataggcataaatttttcccgcgcctcggatattggttgtctgagtgtcgaccaaCATCCCGATGATGTAGTCCGGGTTTCAAGGTAGGGGTAAGGgtatcggaaagccataagatgggagtcattCCTACTAAAGTATCTTTATGCTagaaaggttcactctccggcttggaaagatttgaggggagttcggaacgaagactgcgggaagaaaggctcatgaagacttatggctaaacatccTCGATCGAGGTTTTGAAatccgatctaatcgtattacttgcgacaGGAAAATACGATTTacttaacacatagtgtgagtagtgtaatcaccaaCTCACTAAATTGcgttattttatgggtgtattagcgcgacaataacgaggaaaagacacttctcgggttccatgtactggctcccccTGTCTACCTCTATCCTAGACTGGGAACGGCGTTGGTTTTTTTCAGATAGATACCTAGGGTTCTCCCCTCGTGTAGACATACcgaatctctactccgccttacttccgattctgactctaggtgtcatcacttcatgatggatggaTGGAAATCTcgaaagtttaggcgaatttcccacgaatgtccctaaaaggtataggcacttggtggtttcagtAGTCTCGTCTTGGTTCATTTATTTTtgaactggaaatcttcttaATGAagctcttctgggtctgaatcaactcttctgtcgatcACTGAAGTGGAAAAGGTTTTCTacaggttcgtgcgagaatggaaatgtctagagaatcctaagagattattaacattttaccgggtgatccatatcgagtcctgctacaattacatagggtacacaaatcatatatagcttagatccgataggccttcgaatatgtgatactaatctatatccacatcccaacgaggaaaaggaagtagagcgaaaccacacattcttagtctatgggatccttattatatataaccttggaagtgtaacaccgtgattttcaaaaaacaaaattttcatttaaataatcaatttaatattaaaaacacttgtttaaaatcttaatcacattcgaattacaaaacatagtttcattttcattataatagaagaccaggatcctccaaaacacaactctttcttcggtgtgtacaatcgaaccgttgccatcccgcgttaccgtAAGAACCTGAGAtgtcataacataaacaacgtaagcacgaagcttagtgagttccccaatataccttacgcacatacgccttccggcccggacctctcggtccacataacattgccttccggcccggacctatcggtccacataacatcgccttccggcccggacctttcggtccacaatatatatcgccttccggcccataagataatcgccttccggcccatacatatatataacacataatacaaatactctaacacataaagcacatatatcacatatcatacctgacctttctgtcacataatactttgccttccggcccatatataagcttgtatatcacgcgtagcagctaactttccatttatagcatataaacataacacacaacatacttgaccttccggtcacacaatcaaacccttccgggtgaagtatagtgagaagactcacctcgcggacactggaagatagcaactcctaaaatcccttgcacttgatcctccgagctacaagctccctgtaacatcatatatcccttattaaatacttctatcttccacgttaactgaccctaagaaatcacaccagtcaactctggtcaacagtccaatgtcagctcgactggactcggcgagttccttggcgactcggcgagtctggtcgtccttcaatcctctgagattccccttctactcgtcgagtatcctctctgactcgacgagtcacccctggaagaatcgcggggccaccccgactccactcgccgagtctgaagaacaactcggcgagtcccagtgaatcttcaagctactcgccgagtctgatcatccgactcggcgagtccacgccatgcagtcgatccaactgcttcctgagatacgtttttcccgagatacacactcatgggacttctggacctctaataatcctattactagggtagaaacctttgtataacaacataataatccatcaaatctccaaatgggtttcataaaccctaaattcgtgtacacatcaaaataacaggaatgatccgaaaccttacctgaaaacatactctctgtgtccccaaacctcagaactcgacctccttgctcttcctttggccaaaacccttcctcttcttgcaccacaattccttcaaagtcaataatggctttcaagttttgctccagatgccacaatcgtctagggttctccacaatcggccaaaagacgtgaaatgacgacatacaacccttaaatacgacccaatacgaaacggctagggtttctgctgaacagcgtcgactcgccgagtccatacctggactcgtcgagtccagtcgcgaacccgcgaccaaatctgcgaccctactcggcgagtctggctccaactcgccgagtctcccctttaaaaacactccaaaatgcaatttaacaactcatgagattttgggctgttacaattctcccccactagaattagacttcgccctcgaagtctcgccctgaaaatagctctggctgctgctcccgcatctcacgtttcggcttccctagacactaccgatctcttccgaggTTGTCACTGgatcaataccagaggtacctccttgttcttcagaaccttgatcttccgatctccgacggccactagcctctcgacgtaacacaggctcgcatccacctaatcgttctctagcagaaccactgctgacccatccgctatacacctcttcaactgcgacacataccagtgtcatggatccgtcccaattccgttgacagctccaaacgataggccacccttcctaccttcgcacgtTCACGAAaaacccaacataccggggccccccatttacccctcttcctaaatcgaagcaccccatcagaaatacgaagtcgctgacctgaatcacatgctcgtaacggcgtctgcctgcataacttccctgttaactctagacgatcactaactctctttatcatgctgagtctgctttgtcaactaaataCGAGCTCTGAATTGCTCATCACTctttgtaatcggaaattacccaagatgcactctgctccaaatctctacgatcactcaacccataagggttaggaaaccctgaaccaccggatccccgatccaaagcccactttgcccattccggaccgactgagagatccgttctccctctcagatcaactctcacaagttccctcttgccatcacatgcacatactgaactagtcccaacacccgcaggtggaaggacccgacacactgatgatatcctcgaacatcccccaagatgaaccaccacatccaccctacactctgatcagattcacgctgaaaatttaaaattttctctctccatgcatccccttctgagcctcaacagacatcccaaccggatgggttcctactccactgccgcgaacacgatgctcaaaaccatactcgaaatactctaaccataactctgctctgcagctttcattttcgtgaacttgcacccccttcggagttacatacccttctcttttccttttccacgggactctcttgaacataatgtcactccaaccggtgccacggtgctcgccccaagcgacaccaccctttttgcgtaactgctatccacatactctggttcccattgcaggggctctcactccccatgcactctctccactcatcagaatcactgcctcagctaaacaagatcactaacccggggccagaccttccaatgcaatcacactgcacatacgtgatccgcaaatctcaaactaatccagcaataccaacagagccTCCAGTATGACGgaaccgactctcataacacatactagccactcgaggctatatctctgtgggtccgtacacccaaactctgcgaaccctcaggttctaactctgggaaccttccggttccaactctagaaacatgcacaacataatcccgtggtattaatgcagtacaacccatcacgtaccttaTACGTACCCAttctctgatcgcaaaattccgattacttactcaagcttggtcccgacctcctctcaggcctaccccatcaaatgccctaggtctgtatctcgccccgcatactcaacactcgctctcgtcggcctatactttgcgctgacaaacactgctgaatcccggcagctaagcaccctcacatactcatcgatctcccggagaattttacaattctcccccactaaagcactgactaactgccaccgatcgtcaccaatgacctttcagaaccatcctgcacaaggagaacatttacccactgactgcttcccacaaacgtaagcaaccctcagcaaaacacatctcctccctgaccAATCCGCTCCAAAAGAATCCGATCAttcaatcatccactccccgactgtagatgctacccgacaatcaacccagtgccgcgtctcccctaacaacccccacgaacgataacccaaggaatcctcgacaataacccatacccaaactcaccatctgcccaaaggatgaacaccacatcgaaaaccgcacaagactactgacaccaaaacaccaattataaccatacccaaccatcaggggataacgaatgccaaagcgaaaacctgaagcaccaatccataaccatgccgaTCCCGCgaaacgacgaataccgcatcgaaatccacactaccagcacaacaatacaccacaatcaacgcaagctaatcaagacctcaaaacagcatcatacccgcagctgcctccggcactgctccgtctccctctgccgcaagccgataagcacaaccctgagcccttgggctctactccatcctgtcctcctcctgaactcctcaaggtggccggtgctagagcctgcaccgatcctgcaaaaagctgtggacagttgaccctcaaatgtccaacctgccgataatgatgacaaatcctcaaatcccgaatcggcactgactgccgacaatcccgcgcacaGTGCCCTCTTTTCCGCACccgcggcatgcaccaccggaccagccactccggtgtgactcctcccacaccttcccacaagtgtggtcgCTCCTATCCCCCATTccaacgtctacggtcctgaaccgtttcggcgccgactgcgactgcatcgggcctgcctcatctcacgcaactgcaactcaacctctaactcacgccacatggcggcctcctgcgataccaacacggtctcgcgcctctgcgcagacacgaactgtctgataccccccttgagcatactcgaatatcggggcatctgagcctgctccgaagcgaactcagggcaaaacatcgccctctcaataaacatcccggtgctctcagtcaccgactccaaatcctgcttcagcttaaggaacttccgagccaatttctccttttcatcccgcggaacatagcaagtactgaacatccctctgaattgatcccgtgaaaccgcagccctctgcgcatcgggaaaatgacctcgtggtcaatctccaccaatccttcgccccgagcctcaataggttcagagcacaccccaccctctgatcagcagggcataaactcgtggagaaacacccctccatgtctgataaccatctcatagcaacaatcaagtcctgaactccatcgaatgtgggaggcttcgcataatagaagtcccgatactgaaaaccccgactagcccctttctttgccgttgctacagccgctgtaaccgccgcggtagccgtctctgcgaaagccgcatatcgctcatcaaactacttcaatcatagtggtcctgatcgacccaaacaattctggcgactcaacccgcaacaatgcagcaacctcatcacgccggatctcgcgaatcctcgcatcccgctcgctcgtgctcgtccgatcgataaccggataacaagatagccacaagcatcatccactacgaaccatggtactcatcccatgacatccttcctcaacatgcttcggtgtatggtacctgaaccatagcaccattcctcaacctgctccaatgtatagcactcgaaccactacatctatctcaatctgttccgatgtatggtgccctgaccataacatcactctgtatccgctccgatgtatggtattcgaaccataacatcactcctcaatctgttccttaggaccttcagaatgccccctgtatcaagtatgggtcctctgctttcagtagtacgggcccatactacctgccacatctacccatactttccacacggaccatcccagagttcctaagtagctgataaacctgctctttcacccatctcctcgcgcgtgctcgctttccagcgaaatcctctactctaccagcgcactcatctggctaggtttactccctagtcccttccgccgtcctcccacttctttgctatcagctgctgaagagttcctaatgatgccagccctctacctcctgagtatcgtcatactcacttagtagctaactcccatcatcgacaactccacaaagcacaaagcaagcagcattcgagcattgaagcatacataggactccccatctgtggtagctccaccttctcggctcatcctcggaagtacctctgtaccccgtagctttaccccttgtgcgttctaactagatactctcactcatcacatacacacaaaagcataacgcacatataacagcaaaccctagactaaggcatcacaaatcaggccactctagtcctaagatgtgaaatacctagcctgtctctagcatgcaataatatctcataaagtgcataatagatatttcataatacaaaagtaagggtattttgggaaatcaccgtttggctctggctgattgtacacactgctctttcttgctttctctttgaactcttaatcacttttagaaaaccatttatttggaaaactttttcttacttcctcagtttgagtccagatttacccgtaggcgcgtccgaatccctcaaaccaaggctctgataccaatttgtaacaccaagatttccaaaaacaaaatttttatttaaataatcaatttaatattaaaaacacttgtttaaactcgtattcacattcgaattacaaaacatggtttcattttcattataatagaagaccaggatcctccaaaacacaactctttcttcggtgtgtacaatcgaaccgttgccatcccgcgttaccgtAAGAACCTGAGAtgtcataacataaacaacgtaagcacgaagcttagtgagttccccaatataccttacgcacatacgccttccggcccggacctctcggtccacataacattgccttccggcccggacctatcggtccacataacatcgccttccggcccggacctttcggtccacaatatatatcgccttccggcccataagataatcgccttccggcccatacatatatataacacataatacaaatactctaacacataaagcacatatatcacatatcatacctgacctttctgtcacataatactttgccttccggcccatatataagcttgtatatcacgcgtagcagctaactttccatttatagcatataaacataacacacaacatacttgaccttccggtcacacaatcaaacccttccgggtgaagtatagtgagaagactcacctcgcggacactggaagatagcaactcctaaaatcccttgcacttgatcctccg includes these proteins:
- the LOC128134282 gene encoding S-protein homolog 5-like, with translation MAFLCPFTTKWNVSVISALREDLVVHIKSGDDDLGNHTIPYVGNYSWSFCEKVGGHTLFYAYFWWGSKFQSLDLFNEAISKKCYLNVGTEHCYWFVTPKGFYVDAHPSGGGEFIKGWA